A single region of the Salipaludibacillus sp. LMS25 genome encodes:
- a CDS encoding glycosyltransferase family 4 protein — translation MNLTKVLYISSSFKRGGPTNQLFYIVNNLDRTRFTPEIITLSPEPKESDIEKFKNSGVKLHTLNLPKLFGIMNGSKKIIKTIEKIKPDLIHTQGIRADRFSAKNLAKYRRVSTMRNYAFEDYLSTYGKILGYIMASLHLRYLKMIDMPVACSYSVQEKFKKHKLDMNVVQNGVDTKIYKPVVKEQMNYLREKLNLPLTKSIFIATGHITERKDPLTIIDAFLKSNMSESGFLLMLGDGDLRKKCEDKTTGKDNIRFIGRVSNVAEFIQASDFFISASKAEGLPNALLEAMACGLPACLSDIEPHIEILKTNMSAGKLAKVENSESFKSAINQLTSSEYDKCSDAALGIILGNFDSLKMSYSYQKIYKNILK, via the coding sequence ATGAACTTAACTAAAGTGTTATATATTAGCTCTTCTTTTAAAAGGGGAGGTCCAACTAATCAATTGTTCTATATTGTGAATAATTTAGATAGAACGAGATTCACACCTGAAATAATAACGTTGTCTCCTGAACCGAAGGAGAGTGATATTGAAAAATTCAAGAATTCAGGAGTGAAATTACACACTTTAAACCTGCCTAAGCTATTTGGAATAATGAACGGTTCAAAAAAAATAATTAAGACTATTGAAAAGATTAAGCCTGATCTTATTCATACTCAAGGTATTAGAGCTGATAGGTTTTCAGCTAAGAATCTAGCGAAGTATAGACGGGTCTCAACTATGCGGAATTACGCTTTTGAAGACTATTTATCTACCTACGGTAAAATACTTGGGTATATAATGGCTAGTTTACATTTGCGCTATTTAAAAATGATTGATATGCCTGTCGCATGTTCATATAGTGTTCAAGAGAAATTTAAGAAACATAAGTTGGACATGAACGTAGTTCAAAATGGAGTAGATACTAAAATATATAAACCAGTCGTAAAGGAACAGATGAACTACTTGAGAGAAAAACTAAATCTACCTTTAACTAAATCTATATTCATAGCCACTGGACATATCACAGAAAGAAAAGATCCTCTCACTATTATAGACGCTTTTCTTAAAAGCAATATGTCAGAAAGCGGTTTTTTATTAATGTTAGGTGATGGTGACTTAAGAAAAAAGTGTGAAGATAAGACTACTGGAAAAGATAACATTCGTTTTATCGGGAGAGTTTCAAATGTGGCCGAGTTTATTCAAGCTTCGGATTTTTTTATTTCCGCATCTAAAGCAGAAGGTCTTCCTAATGCACTTTTAGAAGCAATGGCATGTGGCCTTCCAGCGTGTCTCTCTGATATTGAACCACATATTGAAATTTTAAAAACAAATATGAGCGCGGGAAAACTTGCAAAAGTAGAAAATAGTGAAAGTTTTAAATCAGCGATTAATCAGCTTACTTCAAGTGAATATGATAAATGTTCTGATGCTGCTTTAGGCATAATATTGGGAAACTTTGATTCATTAAAGATGTCTTACTCTTATCAAAAGATATATAAAAATATATTGAAGTGA
- a CDS encoding glycosyltransferase — MKKVCLIINSLRGGGAERVAVTVANNLVQEGYDVDFLVLNLHEAIYQNKLNKKINLTNLQKTNTRAAFLALFMFIKRNDITTFLVFNHQIVSMLVIIRYLMINKKFKIISRSINTLTSKRKLEKSFWHKYIVFNIVRLLYRKSDCIIAQSSKMAEDLRINFRISEKALFTINNPINEEAYCYKKQDTSDEKKIIFIGRLVQQKRIHDLIKAFSLMEYRFPNVKLYIFGEGPLLNDLKQLVVKSKLIDKVLFMGFTQNVYKEIASAELTALSSYYEGFPNVLVESLAVGVPVVSYDCASGPSEIIEHGRNGFLVENGNVEMLSASFVKALNKTWDVNQIVLSSRKYSSKTIIKKYIDVIESV; from the coding sequence ATGAAGAAAGTCTGTCTAATTATTAATTCCCTAAGAGGCGGTGGTGCAGAGCGTGTTGCTGTCACAGTAGCAAATAACTTAGTGCAAGAAGGGTATGATGTGGATTTTCTTGTATTAAATCTACATGAGGCTATCTACCAAAATAAATTAAACAAAAAAATAAATTTAACGAATTTACAAAAAACTAATACTCGAGCAGCATTTTTAGCGCTTTTCATGTTTATCAAGAGAAATGATATAACTACATTTTTAGTGTTTAATCATCAAATAGTAAGTATGTTAGTTATAATTAGATATTTAATGATTAATAAAAAATTTAAGATAATAAGTAGGAGCATAAATACATTAACTTCAAAAAGGAAATTGGAAAAATCTTTTTGGCATAAATATATTGTCTTTAATATTGTGAGACTCTTATATCGAAAATCAGATTGCATAATTGCCCAGTCTTCAAAAATGGCAGAGGATTTGAGAATTAACTTTCGCATTTCCGAAAAAGCGTTATTTACTATTAATAACCCTATAAATGAAGAAGCGTATTGTTATAAAAAACAAGATACATCAGATGAAAAAAAAATAATTTTTATTGGAAGGCTTGTTCAACAAAAAAGGATTCATGATTTAATTAAAGCTTTTTCATTAATGGAATATCGCTTTCCCAATGTGAAACTTTATATTTTCGGTGAGGGCCCACTATTAAATGATTTAAAGCAACTAGTTGTAAAGTCTAAATTAATCGATAAAGTATTATTTATGGGGTTTACCCAAAATGTTTATAAAGAAATTGCATCTGCGGAATTAACAGCCCTATCATCTTATTATGAAGGGTTTCCAAATGTTTTGGTAGAGTCTTTAGCTGTAGGAGTGCCGGTTGTTTCTTATGATTGTGCATCAGGACCGAGTGAGATAATCGAACATGGCCGAAACGGTTTCCTAGTCGAAAACGGCAATGTTGAGATGCTTAGTGCTTCTTTTGTTAAGGCTTTAAATAAAACATGGGACGTAAATCAAATTGTTTTATCAAGCAGAAAATATTCTTCTAAAACTATTATAAAAAAATACATCGATGTTATAGAAAGTGTTTAG
- a CDS encoding O-antigen ligase yields the protein MEDIRLLDKLIIGLLCLSIVLSGTFIDYSYFLASIIIISLIRTFKDKNRMLTIKKQNLPLYFFFLLMPITILIGGFYARNFTGILEYLSIFILGFLLCFVCLIILNNNKKIEYLMKIYIVFAVLISLSNLIIYFVFYFTGHFENLLFIDNQGARSIGFYNNPNYYAVSVLIAVSFILGLYKTTVVTDKKLNNIRLIIYAILTFDLFLTMSRGALITYILVNIIFLVSGIKTKINIRKFLLKFTAYSFIIVGVFSVLLKTGILELVNDRFIRGLNDGGSGRVDLWGKSLDIFGSELFFVIFGVGGKQIETYTEFHIENTIHNSYLRFLLETGIIGFIVLILFLILLSTRVFSIKKFIIISPMFFAFLSFIFLSLTNDMFLTREFYLIVALIFCWKINISVHTMSPHYSLEGGN from the coding sequence TTGGAGGATATACGTTTATTAGACAAGCTTATAATAGGACTATTATGTCTTAGTATAGTATTATCGGGTACTTTTATTGATTATTCATATTTTTTAGCCAGTATTATCATTATCTCTTTGATAAGAACTTTTAAAGATAAAAATAGAATGTTGACTATTAAAAAACAGAATCTACCTCTCTATTTTTTCTTTTTACTAATGCCAATCACTATATTGATTGGAGGTTTTTATGCAAGGAATTTTACAGGGATTCTTGAGTATTTATCAATTTTTATATTAGGTTTTCTTTTGTGTTTTGTATGTTTAATTATATTGAATAATAATAAAAAAATTGAATATTTAATGAAAATTTATATAGTCTTTGCTGTTTTGATTAGCCTGTCTAATTTGATAATTTACTTTGTTTTCTATTTTACAGGACATTTTGAAAATCTACTATTTATAGATAATCAAGGAGCGAGAAGTATAGGGTTTTATAATAATCCCAATTATTATGCTGTTTCCGTATTAATTGCAGTTAGCTTTATACTAGGTCTATATAAAACAACGGTAGTAACTGATAAAAAACTTAATAATATAAGATTAATTATTTACGCAATTCTAACATTTGATTTATTCCTTACAATGTCAAGAGGTGCCCTTATTACTTATATTTTAGTAAATATAATTTTTTTAGTTTCTGGAATAAAGACAAAAATAAATATTAGAAAATTTTTACTTAAATTTACTGCGTATTCGTTTATTATTGTAGGGGTTTTTAGTGTTTTGTTAAAAACAGGAATTTTAGAGTTGGTAAATGATAGATTTATAAGAGGGTTGAACGATGGAGGAAGCGGCAGGGTTGACTTATGGGGGAAATCTCTGGATATTTTCGGAAGTGAACTATTTTTTGTGATTTTTGGTGTTGGTGGTAAACAAATTGAGACTTATACTGAGTTTCACATTGAGAATACTATTCATAATAGTTATTTACGTTTTCTACTAGAAACAGGCATCATAGGATTTATAGTATTAATTCTTTTTTTAATTCTGTTATCCACGAGGGTTTTTTCAATAAAGAAATTCATAATAATATCACCGATGTTTTTTGCATTCCTTTCTTTTATATTTTTATCATTAACAAATGACATGTTCTTGACGAGGGAATTTTATTTAATAGTTGCGTTAATATTTTGCTGGAAAATAAACATAAGTGTTCACACGATGTCACCTCACTACTCACTTGAAGGAGGAAATTAA
- a CDS encoding glycosyltransferase: MKILIKNRRFNGGAPLSLLEYAKVAKKNNLDVSAVGAFYKNEDKYKDEGVQVYDLDYFNIKRPFKNVVLIYNYIKLINKLEPDLIHSVTELNILFHKVINPIVGVPVIYTIPGGEISDFFKKFKLEEKIIVFSEENLAQLKKSGYDMKEVILYTNRMSFNPDMNNTISSNNFKNDNHINLLLITRIDQAFLQTIKKTLCIVKKLIANHYRPHLIILGDGDSMGEVKRLVSEMNESLTYNAIILKGHVKDPQTFIMQSDVVFGKGRSIIESIICRKISFVISYEGEISICNLHSLDNLMENNFSGREMEAKLSLNEFINTIINIKAGNYNLDYLASLEEKLRKVYDIKEIESDIINLYTSSAKKNQSSNNKMFNYLKAIKEYMYIYIRYFMYIVGKKLL, encoded by the coding sequence ATGAAGATTTTAATTAAGAATAGAAGGTTTAATGGTGGTGCGCCTCTATCGTTATTGGAGTATGCTAAGGTTGCAAAAAAAAATAATTTAGATGTTTCAGCGGTTGGTGCGTTTTATAAAAACGAAGATAAGTATAAAGATGAAGGGGTTCAAGTCTATGATTTGGACTATTTTAACATAAAAAGACCATTTAAAAACGTGGTATTAATATATAACTATATTAAATTGATAAATAAGTTAGAACCAGACCTGATTCATTCGGTTACAGAGTTGAATATTCTTTTTCACAAAGTGATCAACCCTATTGTTGGAGTTCCTGTTATATACACGATTCCAGGAGGGGAGATAAGTGACTTTTTTAAAAAATTTAAATTGGAAGAAAAGATAATTGTATTTAGTGAAGAAAATTTGGCTCAACTTAAAAAGAGTGGCTATGACATGAAAGAAGTTATATTGTACACGAATAGAATGTCATTTAACCCTGATATGAACAACACAATTAGCTCAAATAATTTTAAAAACGATAATCACATTAACTTATTGCTAATTACTAGGATTGATCAGGCATTTTTGCAAACTATAAAAAAAACATTATGTATAGTTAAGAAATTAATAGCTAACCATTATCGACCTCACCTAATAATTTTAGGTGATGGAGATAGTATGGGAGAAGTAAAACGATTGGTATCAGAAATGAACGAAAGTTTAACCTATAATGCAATTATTTTAAAGGGGCACGTAAAAGATCCGCAGACTTTTATTATGCAGAGTGACGTTGTCTTTGGAAAAGGAAGAAGCATCATTGAGTCTATAATATGTAGAAAAATATCATTTGTAATAAGCTACGAAGGTGAAATTTCAATATGCAACTTACATTCTTTAGATAACCTTATGGAAAATAATTTTTCTGGTAGGGAAATGGAAGCTAAACTCTCGTTAAATGAGTTTATTAACACAATTATAAACATAAAAGCTGGGAACTATAACTTGGACTACTTAGCAAGTTTAGAGGAAAAATTAAGAAAAGTCTATGATATAAAAGAGATAGAAAGCGATATTATAAATCTGTACACAAGTAGTGCTAAAAAAAATCAAAGCAGTAACAATAAAATGTTTAACTATTTAAAAGCAATTAAGGAGTATATGTATATATATATAAGGTATTTTATGTATATAGTAGGAAAAAAACTGTTGTAA
- the epsC gene encoding serine O-acetyltransferase EpsC: protein MFSLNEMIQESNKHNIKGIKNLVNIYLNTSRRSLFLYRIAKLMYDKNYTLIATLLKNKLIRSYGLHISLKAHIGKGVEFRHPNGIVIGDGVTIGENVVIYQQVTLGGKNEGDAKKNHYPFIGHEVTIYAGAKILGDIKIGNKSVIGANSVVLKEVPEGYVAAGIPAKNIRRSS, encoded by the coding sequence ATGTTCTCACTTAATGAAATGATTCAAGAGAGTAACAAGCACAATATTAAAGGAATTAAAAATCTAGTAAATATTTATTTGAACACATCCAGAAGGTCTCTGTTTCTCTATAGAATAGCTAAATTAATGTATGATAAAAATTATACACTTATAGCTACGTTACTTAAAAACAAGCTGATTAGGTCATATGGGTTGCACATAAGTTTAAAAGCGCATATTGGTAAGGGGGTTGAATTTAGGCATCCTAATGGGATCGTGATAGGAGACGGTGTCACGATTGGTGAGAATGTAGTCATATATCAACAGGTAACTTTAGGAGGGAAGAATGAAGGTGATGCAAAGAAAAATCATTATCCTTTTATAGGTCATGAAGTTACGATATATGCAGGCGCTAAAATACTTGGAGATATTAAGATAGGAAATAAATCTGTAATAGGCGCTAATAGTGTCGTATTAAAAGAAGTTCCTGAAGGGTATGTAGCTGCAGGAATTCCAGCTAAAAATATTCGTAGGTCCTCATAA
- a CDS encoding flippase gives MDNYKQRSTAFNIITTFGTKIILLLGGFVVSVLLARLLGPEGKGVITAIFVVPTILISLADMGIRQATAHYIGKKLYPYKEIVSSVFFLWLISTVLTVLIVAVYYSYGSNDLYGWMILIIAMSTIPFKLAAQYLKGIMHGQYKIGTINVSELIGLVSNIVGVLVLVWLLDLGIYGAASVHLIVAVTIASYFIVIIKETLDFKMKFNLEIILNLFSKGISFALALFILNLNYKIDIIILERMVTAEQVGIYSVGVNIAELIWQLPTAIGMVLFSKSANSKNEIDAVSRSTRLLRITLLPIFIICLVIGAFSPYIINSLYGIAFSNASEIIRLLLPGIFVMVIFKILNADLAGRGFPLFALNIYILPLVLNVVLNVYLINVLGINGAAIASTVSYIVGGMTFGFVYARRHNIKFSSLLIPSSEDIKLIKRAMRK, from the coding sequence ATGGATAATTATAAACAGAGAAGCACAGCCTTTAATATTATCACTACATTTGGTACAAAGATCATTCTTTTATTAGGTGGGTTTGTCGTATCAGTATTATTGGCTAGGTTACTGGGACCGGAGGGAAAAGGGGTTATAACAGCTATTTTTGTTGTTCCTACCATACTGATAAGCCTTGCAGACATGGGAATAAGGCAGGCTACTGCACATTATATAGGAAAAAAACTATACCCTTATAAAGAGATTGTTTCTTCCGTTTTCTTTTTGTGGTTGATTAGTACTGTATTAACGGTTCTCATCGTGGCGGTGTATTATTCATATGGATCCAATGATCTTTATGGCTGGATGATCCTAATAATAGCAATGTCGACCATCCCTTTTAAGTTGGCAGCACAGTACTTGAAAGGAATCATGCATGGTCAATACAAAATAGGTACAATAAATGTTTCTGAACTTATTGGACTCGTTTCTAATATCGTTGGTGTTCTGGTTTTGGTATGGCTATTAGACTTAGGTATTTATGGTGCTGCTTCTGTCCATTTAATTGTAGCTGTAACGATTGCTAGTTATTTTATAGTGATTATAAAAGAGACTCTTGACTTTAAAATGAAATTTAATTTAGAGATAATCCTTAACCTATTTAGCAAGGGGATTTCATTTGCTTTAGCACTTTTTATATTAAACTTAAACTATAAAATTGACATAATTATACTTGAAAGAATGGTCACAGCTGAGCAGGTTGGTATCTATTCAGTAGGTGTGAACATAGCAGAATTGATATGGCAACTGCCAACTGCAATAGGGATGGTCTTATTTTCCAAAAGCGCGAACAGTAAAAATGAAATAGACGCTGTTTCAAGGAGTACAAGGCTTTTAAGAATAACATTGTTGCCAATATTCATTATATGTTTAGTGATAGGTGCGTTCTCACCATATATTATTAATAGTCTCTATGGGATAGCGTTTTCAAATGCTTCAGAAATTATTCGTCTTTTACTTCCTGGAATTTTCGTTATGGTTATTTTTAAAATTTTAAATGCGGACTTGGCTGGGAGGGGATTCCCTTTATTTGCATTAAATATTTATATTTTACCTTTGGTGTTGAATGTCGTGTTAAATGTGTATTTAATTAATGTTTTAGGTATCAATGGAGCAGCAATAGCTTCAACAGTCAGTTATATAGTTGGAGGCATGACATTTGGATTTGTTTATGCTAGAAGACACAATATTAAATTTTCAAGTCTACTTATTCCATCAAGCGAAGACATAAAACTAATAAAAAGGGCAATGAGAAAATAA
- the murB gene encoding UDP-N-acetylmuramate dehydrogenase — MFDKLGCEIHYDYNLAPLTSWKTGGACKVYIIPQTERDVIETVEICNVKKLPYFVLGNGSNILKSDKYFEGVIIHTGKALNHLSISDEKVTVGSGYMLPKLAFQLAKKSISSYAFYAGIPGTVGGAIVMNAGSAGMETKDVLLSVTYLDEKGNIHTETTDNLKMSFRSSKFVGGKYIILSANFKNIFENKEDALKKTKEIAERRRRKFPLGIPTAGSTFKSPPGGPYPGKVIEELGLKGTVFGGAKVSDVHGNWIENMGNATSEDIENLITFILQEVKDRTNIQLEVEVLKV; from the coding sequence ATGTTCGATAAACTAGGCTGTGAGATACATTATGATTACAATCTTGCTCCCTTAACATCTTGGAAAACGGGTGGAGCTTGTAAAGTTTATATAATACCCCAAACAGAAAGAGATGTTATAGAAACAGTGGAAATATGTAATGTGAAAAAGCTTCCTTATTTTGTATTAGGGAATGGAAGTAACATTCTAAAATCTGATAAGTATTTTGAAGGAGTCATAATTCACACCGGTAAAGCGCTCAATCATTTGAGCATATCTGATGAAAAAGTGACTGTTGGAAGTGGTTATATGCTTCCGAAGCTAGCTTTTCAATTGGCAAAAAAATCAATAAGTTCCTATGCTTTTTACGCTGGTATTCCGGGAACAGTGGGCGGTGCAATTGTTATGAACGCAGGTTCTGCTGGAATGGAAACAAAGGATGTCTTATTATCAGTGACGTATTTAGATGAAAAAGGAAACATCCACACTGAAACAACTGACAACTTAAAGATGAGCTTTAGAAGCAGTAAATTTGTTGGTGGGAAATATATTATATTGTCTGCTAACTTTAAGAACATATTTGAAAATAAAGAGGATGCTCTCAAGAAGACAAAAGAAATTGCTGAGAGGAGAAGAAGAAAGTTTCCATTGGGAATTCCTACAGCGGGAAGCACATTCAAGAGTCCACCTGGTGGCCCTTATCCAGGTAAAGTTATTGAAGAACTAGGCTTGAAAGGGACAGTATTTGGAGGTGCTAAAGTTAGTGATGTTCATGGTAATTGGATTGAGAACATGGGCAATGCAACATCTGAAGATATAGAAAACCTTATAACCTTCATTTTGCAAGAAGTTAAAGATAGAACAAACATTCAGTTAGAAGTTGAAGTGTTAAAAGTTTAG
- a CDS encoding UDP-N-acetylglucosamine 1-carboxyvinyltransferase: MMTTDITSAKTKHEIVIQGRKKLFGEVHLSGAKNAALPMIVAACLGEEETILDNVPTSLRDVKILIDILQEMGAIININSFTVSCRRGNFPNQSMAPSKSSEIRYSLLLLGLTAALEEVLELPLPGGCKIGDRKYDLHLHGLRKLGADVQENERGLKLVSSGLSGNNIEFYLPTTSGTENVMIAASLSRGKTTLLNANTRPEVLQLAELLNAMGAKVECKNRVVNVQGTDKIRGGVRVSVMPGWDEAVTYAVAAGVTNGEICIPNFNTSYIKEDVRYLRLAGVNVFEWGSSLYVSGKENKKTFDLFTAPYPGINSDMQPIFAALALAAEGTSTIADLRFTDRFQYVSEIKKFGADISSFGNTAIINGGSTLRGAKVKATDLRGGAACILAGMMAEGETIITNTTQINRGYENISDKLGKLGAAIYVR; this comes from the coding sequence ATGATGACAACCGATATAACGTCAGCTAAGACAAAACATGAAATAGTCATTCAAGGTAGGAAAAAATTGTTTGGTGAGGTTCATTTATCAGGTGCTAAAAACGCAGCCCTACCGATGATTGTTGCGGCATGCTTAGGTGAAGAAGAAACGATTTTAGATAATGTTCCGACCTCATTGAGAGATGTAAAAATATTAATTGATATTCTGCAAGAAATGGGTGCAATAATTAATATAAATAGTTTTACTGTCTCTTGTAGGAGAGGGAATTTTCCAAACCAATCGATGGCGCCATCCAAGTCTAGTGAAATTCGGTATTCGCTACTTTTATTAGGGTTAACAGCAGCCCTCGAAGAAGTATTAGAGTTACCTCTTCCTGGGGGGTGTAAAATAGGTGACAGAAAATATGATTTACATTTACATGGGTTAAGAAAGCTTGGAGCAGATGTTCAAGAAAATGAACGAGGTTTAAAGCTTGTTTCTTCAGGACTTTCAGGAAACAACATAGAATTTTATCTCCCGACAACATCTGGAACTGAAAATGTTATGATAGCTGCTTCTTTGTCTCGAGGGAAAACAACACTTTTAAATGCTAATACAAGACCAGAAGTTCTTCAGTTAGCAGAGTTATTAAATGCTATGGGAGCGAAAGTTGAGTGTAAGAATAGAGTAGTAAATGTACAGGGGACGGACAAGATTCGTGGAGGAGTCAGAGTCTCAGTTATGCCTGGATGGGATGAAGCAGTGACATATGCTGTTGCGGCAGGTGTGACGAATGGCGAAATTTGTATTCCAAATTTTAATACAAGTTATATAAAAGAAGATGTACGATATTTAAGGCTAGCAGGTGTAAATGTATTTGAATGGGGTTCCTCTCTTTATGTATCAGGTAAAGAAAATAAAAAAACATTTGATTTATTTACTGCTCCATACCCAGGTATTAATTCAGATATGCAACCTATTTTTGCTGCCTTAGCGTTAGCAGCTGAGGGGACAAGTACAATTGCCGATCTTCGTTTTACAGATCGTTTCCAATATGTTAGTGAAATAAAGAAATTCGGTGCTGACATCTCATCTTTTGGGAATACAGCTATTATAAACGGTGGTTCCACTCTAAGAGGAGCTAAAGTAAAGGCAACAGATTTAAGAGGAGGAGCCGCATGTATTTTGGCTGGTATGATGGCGGAAGGAGAAACGATCATTACAAATACTACACAAATTAATAGGGGATATGAAAATATTTCTGATAAACTCGGTAAATTGGGAGCGGCAATTTATGTTCGATAA
- a CDS encoding nucleoside-diphosphate sugar epimerase/dehydratase, with protein MGYKQRISLLMLIDSLIVLVSVVFSYWLLSPTLYLAPAVVGISSVTLFIGHHIFAHVFKLYKRVWQYASINELLSITTAVSLSIMTLAFVQLLSFQTVYSRTLLVTWMLHILLIGASRFSWRLYRDTKMQSDKNKKRTLIIGAGNGGTLVARQLLNSGTSELYPVAFVDDDVTKRDLTIMGIQVIGNTKDIEKVVVEKNIEHIIIAIPSLIKCELNDIFSKCAVTKVKTQIMPSVEDIMSGRVSVNAIRDVQVEDLLGRAPVKLDNKKIADYLTGKTILVTGAGGSIGSEVCRQVAKFHPKAIILLGHGENSIYSIDMELSTITDGIVIKPEIADVQDKQRIQTLIEKYEPDVVYHAAAHKHVPLMEKNPHEAVKNNVIGTKNVAEAADEAGVTAFVMVSTDKAVNPTSVMGATKRIAEMLVQHMDMISETKFVAVRFGNVLGSRGSVIPLFKKQIEAGGPITVTHPDMTRYFMTIPEASRLVIQAGAIAKGGETFVLDMGEPVKIVDLAKNLIRLSGLTEEDIPIQFTGMRPGEKLFEELLSENEVHSEQIYPMIYRGKTPPVNVNVLYDLIEKSHHLDKGELKDLVLDIAHFKTKYLTQLSLVE; from the coding sequence ATGGGCTATAAGCAAAGAATAAGCTTACTTATGTTAATAGATTCACTTATTGTGTTGGTATCAGTCGTTTTTAGTTATTGGTTGCTATCACCTACTTTATACCTTGCCCCGGCGGTGGTGGGAATTAGTTCGGTGACTTTGTTTATTGGCCACCATATTTTCGCTCATGTGTTTAAACTGTATAAGCGAGTATGGCAATATGCAAGTATTAACGAGTTACTTTCTATTACGACAGCAGTTTCACTGTCTATAATGACATTAGCTTTCGTGCAACTTCTTTCATTTCAAACTGTATATTCGCGCACGCTTTTAGTCACGTGGATGTTGCATATATTGCTCATTGGCGCTTCCCGTTTTTCATGGCGTCTATATCGAGATACTAAAATGCAATCAGATAAAAATAAAAAAAGAACATTAATTATTGGGGCTGGCAACGGAGGGACACTAGTAGCACGTCAGCTATTGAATAGTGGAACATCAGAACTATACCCAGTGGCCTTTGTAGACGATGATGTTACTAAGCGAGATTTAACGATTATGGGAATACAAGTAATAGGGAATACGAAAGATATCGAAAAAGTTGTGGTGGAAAAGAATATTGAGCACATTATTATAGCGATTCCGTCTTTAATAAAATGCGAGTTGAACGATATTTTTTCTAAATGTGCCGTCACAAAAGTTAAAACACAAATCATGCCGTCAGTTGAAGATATTATGTCCGGACGTGTATCGGTTAATGCGATTCGTGATGTACAAGTGGAAGATCTCCTAGGAAGAGCGCCGGTAAAGTTAGATAATAAAAAAATTGCAGATTATTTAACAGGCAAAACGATCCTAGTGACAGGTGCAGGAGGGTCAATTGGGTCGGAAGTATGCCGACAAGTGGCCAAGTTTCATCCGAAAGCTATTATTCTTCTTGGACATGGCGAGAATAGTATTTACTCCATTGATATGGAATTAAGTACGATCACTGATGGTATTGTGATAAAGCCTGAGATTGCGGATGTACAAGATAAGCAACGCATTCAAACATTAATAGAAAAGTATGAGCCAGACGTTGTGTATCATGCGGCGGCTCATAAGCATGTGCCTTTAATGGAGAAAAATCCGCATGAAGCCGTAAAAAATAATGTAATAGGGACAAAAAATGTGGCAGAGGCAGCAGATGAAGCAGGTGTGACAGCTTTCGTTATGGTATCCACTGATAAAGCAGTTAACCCCACAAGTGTTATGGGGGCAACGAAGCGCATTGCAGAGATGCTTGTACAACACATGGATATGATTAGTGAAACGAAATTTGTGGCAGTGAGGTTCGGTAATGTATTAGGAAGTCGTGGAAGTGTCATCCCATTATTTAAAAAGCAAATTGAAGCGGGAGGTCCAATTACTGTCACTCATCCGGACATGACTCGTTATTTCATGACGATCCCCGAAGCATCCCGTCTTGTCATACAAGCCGGAGCTATAGCAAAAGGCGGCGAAACCTTTGTTTTAGATATGGGGGAACCGGTAAAAATTGTTGATCTAGCCAAAAATCTAATACGTCTTTCAGGTCTAACTGAAGAAGATATCCCTATCCAATTTACTGGAATGCGACCTGGAGAAAAATTGTTTGAAGAACTCCTTAGTGAAAATGAAGTACACAGCGAACAAATTTACCCAATGATCTATCGTGGAAAAACGCCACCTGTTAATGTCAACGTTCTTTATGACCTTATAGAAAAGTCTCATCACTTAGATAAAGGTGAATTGAAAGATCTTGTACTGGATATTGCACATTTTAAGACAAAATATCTAACACAGTTATCATTAGTGGAATAA